A stretch of Vespa velutina chromosome 8, iVesVel2.1, whole genome shotgun sequence DNA encodes these proteins:
- the LOC124951053 gene encoding probable ATP-dependent RNA helicase DDX46 — protein sequence MVRSSDKDRHHRRRSRSRSRSRSATPEKKRRRSRSRDRERERDKGRHRERRSRSRDRDRDRSDRRDRSERERDRDRREKRGDSKEKRLTGSKSSRSGKERSNRSRSRDRKEKEKGETEELPFDHTKLDKEEEQKRLELEMQKRRERIERWRAERKKKELEATKKDGKTSILANLQLPMKKWSLEDDSDEETPVVQNSNKEVKEEGALKEEIEETKEETKDEEEEVDPLDAFMAEVQEEVRKVNKLDSKAPKSTNNGTDPGNRQSVVIVTGVAKKKVQKQKGELIEQNQDGLEYSSEEEGENLHETAAGIANKQKRELAKVDHATTEYQPFRKSFYVEVPEIARMTSEEVETYKEELEGIRVKGKGCPKPIKSWAHCGITKKELDVLKKLGYEKPTPIQCQAIPAIMSGRDLIGIAKTGSGKTLAFLLPMFRHILDQSSLADGDGPIALIMTPTRELCMQIGRDSKKFTKSLGLSHVCVYGGTGISEQIAELKRGAEIIVCTPGRMIDMLAANSGRVTNLRRVTYVVLDEADRMFDMGFEPQVMRIMENVRPDRQTVLFSATFPRQMEALARRILTRPVEVQVGGRSVVCKDVEQHVVVLEEDQKFYKLLEILGHYQDKGSAIVFVDKQENADTLLKDLMKASYSCMSLHGGIDQCDRDSTILDFKAGRTKLLVATSVAARGLDVKHLVLVVNYDCPNHYEDYVHRCGRTGRAGNKGYAYTFITSEQERYAGDILRAHELAGVPVPEPLRQLWEAYKARQAADGKKVHTGGGFSGKGFKFDESEAALANEKKKFQKAALGLQDSDDEDIENDIDQQIESMLAPKRTVREIARPSATNIAVPGQPVTSATDKLELARRLASKINIAKNLGAEAKGATQQAAEAILKGAGPTNLITAKTVAEQLAAKLNTKLNYQPREEDLVETDAETGEQTFRKYEEELEINDFPQQARWRVTSKEALAQISEYSEAGLTVRGTYIAPGKAPPEGERKLYLAIESTSELAVSKAKAEVSRLIKEELIKLQASGAHTASRGRYKVL from the exons ATGGTCCGAAGCAGCGACAA GGATAGACATCATAGAAGAAGATCTAGATCAAGATCGAGATCACGTTCTGCTACACCAGAAAAGAAACGCCGACGTTCCAGGagtagagacagagaaagagaaagagacaagggACGTcatagagaaaggagaagtCGTTCacgagatagagacagagatagaagtGACAGAAGAGATCgttcagagagagaaagggatcgTGATAGGAGAGAAAAACg TGGAGACAGTAAAGAAAAGCGTCTTACAGGCTCAAAGTCTTCACGCTCTGGTAAAGAGCGATCCAACAGATCTCGTTCGAGGGatagaaaggagaaggagaaaggggaAACAGAAGAATTGCCATTTGATCATACAAAATTAgataaa GAAGAGGAACAAAAACGATTGGAATTAGAAAtgcaaaagagaagagagaggatagaAAGATGGCGTgctgaaaggaagaaaaaggagttaGAGGCAACTAAGAAAGATGGTAAGACATCTATTTTGGCAAATCTTCAATTGCCTATGAAAAAATGGTCCCTCGAGGATGACAGTGATGAAGAAACGCCTGTGGTTCAGAATAGCAATAAGGAAGTCAAAGAGGAAGGTgctttgaaagaagaaatagaagaaactaAAGAAGAGACCAAAGATGAGGAGGAAGAAGTTGACCCGCTTGATGCTTTCATGGCAGAg gTCCAAGAAGAAGTCAGAAAAGTGAATAAACTCGACAGTAAAGCTCCAAAGAGTACTAATAATGGTACAGATCCTGGAAATCGACAAAGTGTTGTTATTGTCACAGGTGTGGCTAAAAAGAAAGtacagaaacaaaaaggagaatTAATTGAACAAAATCAAGATGGTCTTGAGTATTCCAGTGAAGAAGAAGGTGAAAATCTTCATGAGACAGCAGCTGGAATTgctaataaacaaaaaagagaactaGCTAAAGTAGATCATGCGACAACAGAATATCAGCCAtttagaaaatcattttatgtAGAAGTACCTGAGATTG ctaGGATGACATCAGAAGAAGTAGAAACTTATAAGGAAGAGTTAGAAGGTATACGTGTAAAAGGAAAGGGATGTCCAAAACCAATTAAATCATGGGCACACTGTGGTATaactaaaaaagaattagatgtTCTGAAGAAACTTGGATATGAAAAACCAACCCCTATCCAATGTCAAGCTATTCCAGCTATAATGTCCGGTCGCGACCTTATAGGAATCGCAAAAACTGGAAGTGGAAAGACATTAGCATTTTTATTACCAATGTTTCGTCACATATTAGATCAGTCATCATTAGCTGACGGAGATGGACCAATCGCATTAATCATGACACCAACTCGTGAACTTTGCATGCAAATTGGTCGAGATTCCAAAAAATTCACAAAATCTTTAGGTCTTTCacacgtatgtgtgtatggtGGTACCGGTATATCTGAACAAATAGCAGAATTAAAGAGAGGTGCAGAAATTATCGTGTGTACACCAGGAAGAATGATTGACATGTTAGCGGCAAACAGTGGTAGAGTGACTAATTTACGTAGAGTGACTTATGTAGTTCTCGATGAAGCTGACAGAATGTTCGACATGGGTTTTGAACCACAAGTAATGCGTATAATGGAAAACGTTAGACCAGATAGGCAAACAGTTTTGTTCAGTGCAACCTTTCCAAGACAAATGGAAGCACTTGCCAGAAGAATACTTACTAGACCTGTCGAAGTACAAGTCGGTGGTCGTTCCGTAGTTTGCAAAGACGTTGAACAACATGTGGTGGTATTAGAGGAAGATCAAAAGTTTTATAAACTTCTCGAAATACTTGGACATTACCAAGATAAAGGCTCCGCTATTGTATTTGTCGATAAACAAGAAAACGCAGATACACTTTTAAAAGATCTTATGAAAGCTTCTTATTCATGTATGTCTTTACACGGAGGTATTGATCAATGTGACAGAGATTCAACGATTTTAGACTTCAAAGCTGGACGAACGAAATTGCTTGTTGCAACGTCTGTAGCCGCTAGAGGATTAGATGTTAAACATCTTGTACTTGTTGTAAATTATGATTGTCCAAATCATTATGAAGATTATGTACACAGATGTGGTAGAACGGGCAGAGCTGGAAATAAAGG ATATGCATACACATTTATTACATCCGAACAAGAACGTTATGCAGGCGATATTTTGCGTGCACACGAATTAGCAGGTGTACCCGTTCCAGAACCTTTGCGACAATTATGGGAAGCTTATAAGGCTCGTCAGGCAGCAGATGGAAAGAAAGTACATACAGGAGGTGGTTTTAGCGGTAAAGGATTCAAGTTTGACGAATCAGAAGCGGCATTAGccaacgagaaaaagaaattccaaaAAGCAGCTCTTGGTCTTCAAGATTCCGATGACgaagatattgaaaatgatatcGATCAACAAATCGAAAGCATGCTTGCCCCTAAAAGAACCGTTCGCGAGATTGCAAGACCATCAGCTACAAATATTGCAGTTCCTGGTCAACCAGTTACAAGTGCTACCGACAAATTAGAATTGGCCAGAAGACTGGCATCCAAGATCAATATTGCTAAAAATTTAGGTGCAGAAGCAAAAGGAGCTACCCAACAAGCGGCAGAAGCTATATTAAAGGGTGCCGGCCCTACGAATTTGATCACA gcAAAGACTGTTGCCGAACAATTGGCTGCTAAATTAAATACTAAGCTTAATTATCAGCCACGCGAAGAAGATCTTGTGGAAACCGACGCGGAAACTGGCGAACAAACCTTCCGCAAGTACGAAGaggaattagaaataaatgacTTCCCTCAACAAGCAAGATGGCGTGTTACGAGTAAAGAAGCTTTAGCACAAATTTCTGAATACTCAGAGGCAGGTCTTACTGTTAGAGGAACGTACATTGCTCCTGGTAAAGCACCACcagaaggggaaagaaaattgtatctTGCAATTGAGTCAACTAGTGAATTAGCAGTTAGCAAAGCAAAGGCAGAAGTTTCTCGacttataaaagaagaattaatcaAGTTACAAGCATCTGGAGCTCATACTGCTTCTCGCGGACGGTATAAAGTTTTGTAA
- the LOC124951055 gene encoding aminomethyltransferase, mitochondrial encodes MFRLNVRKIRVYNRINRIGEKCFELIRIGVRNTSTLNVANSKVRSRRRSSITYSGCLIDSTTISVSLLGLFRATVRRMSTATNSDTARKTCLYDLHIKNEGKLVNFSGWLLPIQYKEAIAVSHQHTRTYASIFDVGHMMQTRVHGKNAGEFLESLTTCDLKKLNDGGATLTVFTNDNGGILDDLIITKDKDDQYFVVSNAGRREEDTQLLLLQAENFKKENKTIDLEFLDPLEQGLIALQGPMASTVLQPFLKIDLSKLQFMNSVITDVLGITVRISRCGYTGEDGFEISIPEIKARDLVEKILENPEVKLAGLGARDSLRLEAGLCLYGHDIDHNVTPVEAALNWLVAKRRRTERNFPGAQRILSQIKLGTTKKRIGLILGQGPPAREGTSILTPEGERVGTVTSGTPSPTLGRPVAMGYVPPDLAQSGQGILVEIRGKTYKATVTKMPFVKTKYYTAK; translated from the exons ATGTTTCGTTTGAACGTTCGTaaaatacgtgtatataatCGTATCAATAGAATAGgagaaaaatgtttcgaatTAATACGTATTGGTGTGCGTAATACGTCAACCCTCAACGTGGCAAATTCGAAGGTTAGGTCAAGACGGAGGAGTTCTATAACGTATTCAGGATGTTTGATCGATTCTACTACGATATCCGTTAGTCTCCTCGGTCTATTTAGGGCTACGGTGCGTCGTATGTCCACGGCAACGAACTCTGATACAGCAAGGAAGACCTGTTTGTACGATCTTCACATTAAAAACGAAG GAAAACTTGTGAATTTCTCGGGATGGTTGTTACCAATACAATACAAAGAAGCGATCGCTGTATCTCATCAACATACGAGAACCTATGCCTCTATATTCGATGTAGGTCATATGATGCAAACACGCGTTCATGGAAAGAACGCGGGAGAATTTCTTGAATCTCTGACGACTTgcgatttgaaaaaattaaacgacgGTGGTGCCACGCTTACCGTATTTACCAACGATAACGGTGGTATTCTCGATGATTTGATCATAACCAAGGATAAGGACGATCAATATTTTGTCGTTTCGAATGCGGGAAGACGAGAAGAGGATACTCAATTGCTTTTACTACAAGCG gagaactttaagaaggaaaataaaacgatcgatttgGAATTTCTTGATCCTCTCGAGCAAGGATTAATAGCATTGCAGGGACCAATGGCATCTACAGTCCTTCAGCCATTCCTCAAAATTGATCTATCAAAATTGCAATTCATGAACAGCGTGATAACTGATGTTTTGGGTATTACCGTCAGGATATCTCGTTGTGGATATACAGGAGAAGATGGTTTCGAGATATCAATACCAGAAATAAAGGCACGCGATCTAGTGGAAAAAATCCTCGAGAATCCAGAGGTGAAGCTCGCCGGACTTGGCGCTAGGGATAGTCTAAG ACTGGAGGCCGGACTTTGCCTCTACGGACACGATATCGATCACAACGTCACGCCAGTCGAAGCTGCCCTGAATTGGTTGGTAG cgaagagaagaagaacggAAAGAAACTTTCCAGGTGCCCAAAGAATTCTTTCGCAGATTAAACTCGGcacaacgaaaaaaaggattgGCTTAATATTAGGGCAAGGGCCACCTGCTAGAGAAGGGACGAGTATATTAACCCCAGAGGGTGAACGAGTTGGTACCGTTACTTCTGGTACACCAAGTCCCACTTTAGGACGTCCAGTTGCCATGGGTTATGTACCACCAGACCTGGCACAATCTGGTCAAGGTATATTAGTAGAGATCCGAGGGAAGACTTACAAGGCAACTGTAACTAAAATGCCCTTCGTAAAGACCAAATATTACACCGCTAAATAA